From the Archangium lipolyticum genome, the window CGCACCGGTCCGGGGCAGTCATCGACCTCGGAGGAGGCGGAGAGCAGGATGCATCCGCCGGGAACCTCGGGGCGGCTCAGCCACGCCAGCCAGCACTCGAACAGCGTGCGCAGGCGCGGCAGTCCGGGTTCCATCTGAAGCGCTGGTTGGACGACCCGGGCGTTGAAGGCCTCCGATGTGAAGTCCAGGACCTCGAGCTGCAGGCTCTCCTTGGACCCGAAGTGGGCGAAGAGGCCGCCCTTGGACATCTGGGTCTCCTCGGCCAGCTTGCCAATGGTGAGCGCCTCCAACCCCTCCCGGCTGGCCACCCGCACGGCGGCCTCCAGGATGCGCTGGTGCGTCTGTTCTCGCTTGCCCACGGTGTCGGTCGTCCGTTCTTGAAGCCAAAGGATTATTACGATCGTTCGATTTCTGGCGCAACCGGCTGATGACCGGATTTCAGGGCACCCAGGGGCCGAGCCCCGCGGGGGCCCCACCACAGGCCTCGCGCAGCCGCGCGAGCGCCTCGTCATAGGTGAGGGTCTCCGCGGCTTCCTTCACGGTGGGGGAGACCCAGTCCCGCCACGAGCGGAGCACGGTGACGTGACGGCCGCTCTCGGCCTGGGTCTCGGAGAGGTGCACGAGCAACCGCTCCTCCAGTGCCTCGCGGGCCTTCGTCCACTCGCTGTCCTTGTCCAGGCGGACCACCCGGTCCCGCTCCACCGCCGACAGCAGGGCGCGCGCCTGGGGAGCGAGCCCCTCCAGCGAGCGGCGCCGCCGCGAGGGCTCCATGGCCACCCGGTACACCACGGGCCAGAGCGAGGCGTCCACGAAGGCCACCTTGCCTTCCACGAGCCGCACGGCGAGCACCTCGTCCGAGGCCCTCAGCATGCGTCCGAGCCGGTACATCAGCCGGCCCTTGGCGTGTGTCCTCCAGCTCCCATGCACCGGGCCTCCGGCCACGGCTTCGACGAGTGAGGTCACCCCAAAGGCCGGGACCTCCGTGACGACCTGCCGTTGCCGGATGAGCTCCAGGGCGTCGTGCTCGGTGTGGACCACGCTCGTGCTCCCTTCGGGGCCCGCCGCCAGGTACTCCGGACGGAGACCCACCGCATCGAACATGGGCCCGGGAGTGGCTCCTGGCCACGGGCGGGCTCCCAGGAGCGTGCGAGGAGTCGTCATGTAATGAACGCGGCCGGTATGCTCCGGGCCGGATCTCCGCGTCGCAGGAGGCAGCCCCGGTTGCTCGAGCAACTTCATGGACTCTGGCATTGGCTCTCCTCGTCGGACAGCGGCATGAAGGGCCCGCTCGTCTGGGCCATCCCCCTCCTGCTCGCGATGATGGTGCTCGAGGCCCTCGTGAGCGCGCTCACGCGGGACGGCCATTACGACGCGAGGGATCTGCTGGCGAACCTGGGAATCGGCATGGGCAACGCCGTGGCGAACCTCGTCTGGAGCCCGCTGGCCCTGGCCATGAATGGCCTCGTCTACGCACACACGCCGCTGCGCATGCCCGTGGACGCCGTCTGGGCCTGGGTGCTGCTCTTCTTCCTCGAGGACCTCTGCTACTACGTCTCCCACCGTGCCGAGCACGGGCTCCGCATCCTGTGGGCCTCGCATCAGGTGCACCACTCCTCGGAGCGCTTCAATCTCAGCATCGGCGTGCGCACGCCCTGGCTGCATGGCGCCTTCCTCTGGGTGTTCTGGGTGCCGCTGGCGCTGCTGGGGTTCTCCCCGCTGATGATCGTCACCCAGCAGGGGCTCAGCATGGTCTGGCAGTTCTTCTCCCATACCGGGCACGTGGGGCGGCTCGGCCCCCTCGAGCACCTGTTGAGCACGCCGTCGAACCACCGCGTCCATCACGCGCGCAATCCGGAGTACCTGGACAGGAACTTCGGCGGTGTTCTCATCCTCTGGGACCGCCTCTTCGGCACCTACATCCCCGAGCAGGCGTCCCCTGACTACGGACTGCCGGGAACTCCCCGCTCGTACAACCCGTTCATCCTGGTACTCCGCGTGTGGGGGGCACTCCTCCGGGATACCGCTCGTGCACCCTCGTGGAGGCGGCGCTTGCGCTGCCTCGTGGGCCCCCCATGAGCCACTCATGGAGGACTCGGGTATTCCGGACTCAAGGTTGTTTCTGATATCTCCGGAATACAAGCGATGCCCGGCCATGGTTGGGCCTGGAACACCCGGGGGGGTGCTCATGGAGATGAGGAGCAAGGGAATGGATGGCGCTCCACGAAAGTCGGCCCCGAGGCTGGACTCGGCCTCGGCCCAACTGGAGGTGTTGTGGAACGCGCCCCTGGGCATTGCCTTCGTGGACCGGGAGCTCCGGGTCCTGCGCATCAATCGGGCCCTGGCCGAGATGAAGGGCCTTCCGCTCCCTGAAGCGCACACGGGCAAGCTCCTCTCCGACGTGCTTCCGCCAGGCGAGGCCTCGAGGGAGCTCCTCGAGCGTGCCCGGCGCGTCCTCGCGACGGGTCAGCCCCTGGCGAATGTCGAGCTGGAGTGGGGGGCGCGGGAATCGCCAGGCAAGCACCGGTTCTCCCGAGTGAGCTGCCACCCCGTCCACGACGGTGTGGAGGTGGTGGGCCTCTGTGTGTACGTCGAGGACACCACCGAGCGGATTCTCGTGGAAGAAGCTCGCCTGGTGAGCGAGGCCGGGCTGAGGCGTCTGTTCGACTCGAACCTCATCGGCATCCTGGTCTGGGAGCGGACGGGGGGCATCCTGGAGGCCAATGGCCGGATCCTCGAGATGTTGGGGTACCACCGTGAGGACCTGAAGGGTGGGGGTCTCAACTGGCTCGCGCTCACTCCCCCCGAGCACGCGGGCGCCCACGAGCGGAGTCCCGAGGAGGTGTTCTCCGCCCAGGTGCCTTCCGAGCGGGTGTTCCTGTGCAAGGACGGGCGGCGGGTGCTGGTGCTCCTGGTGGGCGCCTTCTTCGAGGGCTCCAGGTCCGAGGGCATCACCTTCGTGCTCGACATCTCCGAGCAGAATCGCGCGCGTGAGGCCCTCCGCGAGAGCGAGCTGCGCCTGCGCGGCGTCGTGGCCGCCCTGTCCGAGGGCATCGTCTTCCACGATACCGCGGGCGCCATCGGGTTCTCCAACGCGGCCGCCTGCCGGCTGCTCGGCCTCACGCAGGATCAGCTGCTGGGCCGCACCTCCTTCGACCCGCGCTGGCGCGCCGTGAAGGAGGATGGCAGTCACTATCCGGGCGAAGAGCACCCGGCCATGCTCGCCCTGCGCACGGGGGCTCCCCAGCTCGACAAGGTGATGGGGGTCTACCGCCCGGATGGCACCCGGGTCTGGTTGTCCATCAACGCGCTTCCTCTCCCTGGCCCCGATGGAAGGACGCCCCTGGGGATGGTGGCGTCCTTCTTCGACATCACCGGGCGCAAGGAGACGGAGGAGGCACTCCGGGTGAGCGAGGAGCGCCTGCGGATGGCGATGGACTCGGCCGCCATCGGCACCTGGGACTTCAACCCGGTCACCCTCGGGCTGCTGTGGGACTCCCGCACCCGGGCCCTCTTCGGGCTGCCGCCGGACGCCCCGGTGGACTACGGCGTGTTCCTCTCGGGGCTTCACCCCGAGGATCGGGAGCGCACGGAGCAGGCCATCCAGTCGGCCCTGCGGCCGGAGAGCGGCGGGCACTATGACATCGAGTACCGCACCGTCGGCCTTCAGGACGGTGTCGAGCGGTGGATCGCGGCCCAGGGGCGTGCCTGGTTCGATGACAAGGGCCAGGCCTTCCGCTTCGTCGGCACGGTGCTGGAGATCACCCAGCGCAAGCGGGCCGAGGCCAGCGCGCGCTTCCTCTCGGACGCCAGCCGGCTCCTCGCGGAGCGCCTGGACAGGCCCGAGGAGATGCTCCAGCGGGTGGCCCGGCTCGTCGTCTCCACCTTTTCCACCTACTGCATCATGAGCGTGGTGCAGGAGGACGGCAGCGTGTCGCGTGTGGCCGCTGTGCACAGGGAGCCCGCCAAGGAGGACTTCATCCGGAGGTCCTCGAAGTTCGGGCCCGGAGCCCAGGAGTCGAGTCCCCTGTTGGAGGTGGTGCGCACCGGCAGGTCGAGCCTCGTCCGGGACTTCACCCCGGAGGTCCGGCAGCGCTATGCCGTCAGCCCCGAGC encodes:
- a CDS encoding TetR/AcrR family transcriptional regulator, which encodes MGKREQTHQRILEAAVRVASREGLEALTIGKLAEETQMSKGGLFAHFGSKESLQLEVLDFTSEAFNARVVQPALQMEPGLPRLRTLFECWLAWLSRPEVPGGCILLSASSEVDDCPGPVRDSVVAQMRSLLLMIVKLARQAQEQQQLRAGLDVHRLAFSVQGLLLSYHHSHRLLQNPRALEHARAAFDDLLAQAMN
- a CDS encoding RNA methyltransferase — its product is MFDAVGLRPEYLAAGPEGSTSVVHTEHDALELIRQRQVVTEVPAFGVTSLVEAVAGGPVHGSWRTHAKGRLMYRLGRMLRASDEVLAVRLVEGKVAFVDASLWPVVYRVAMEPSRRRRSLEGLAPQARALLSAVERDRVVRLDKDSEWTKAREALEERLLVHLSETQAESGRHVTVLRSWRDWVSPTVKEAAETLTYDEALARLREACGGAPAGLGPWVP
- a CDS encoding sterol desaturase family protein, with translation MLEQLHGLWHWLSSSDSGMKGPLVWAIPLLLAMMVLEALVSALTRDGHYDARDLLANLGIGMGNAVANLVWSPLALAMNGLVYAHTPLRMPVDAVWAWVLLFFLEDLCYYVSHRAEHGLRILWASHQVHHSSERFNLSIGVRTPWLHGAFLWVFWVPLALLGFSPLMIVTQQGLSMVWQFFSHTGHVGRLGPLEHLLSTPSNHRVHHARNPEYLDRNFGGVLILWDRLFGTYIPEQASPDYGLPGTPRSYNPFILVLRVWGALLRDTARAPSWRRRLRCLVGPP
- a CDS encoding PAS domain-containing sensor histidine kinase; translation: MDGAPRKSAPRLDSASAQLEVLWNAPLGIAFVDRELRVLRINRALAEMKGLPLPEAHTGKLLSDVLPPGEASRELLERARRVLATGQPLANVELEWGARESPGKHRFSRVSCHPVHDGVEVVGLCVYVEDTTERILVEEARLVSEAGLRRLFDSNLIGILVWERTGGILEANGRILEMLGYHREDLKGGGLNWLALTPPEHAGAHERSPEEVFSAQVPSERVFLCKDGRRVLVLLVGAFFEGSRSEGITFVLDISEQNRAREALRESELRLRGVVAALSEGIVFHDTAGAIGFSNAAACRLLGLTQDQLLGRTSFDPRWRAVKEDGSHYPGEEHPAMLALRTGAPQLDKVMGVYRPDGTRVWLSINALPLPGPDGRTPLGMVASFFDITGRKETEEALRVSEERLRMAMDSAAIGTWDFNPVTLGLLWDSRTRALFGLPPDAPVDYGVFLSGLHPEDRERTEQAIQSALRPESGGHYDIEYRTVGLQDGVERWIAAQGRAWFDDKGQAFRFVGTVLEITQRKRAEASARFLSDASRLLAERLDRPEEMLQRVARLVVSTFSTYCIMSVVQEDGSVSRVAAVHREPAKEDFIRRSSKFGPGAQESSPLLEVVRTGRSSLVRDFTPEVRQRYAVSPEHLDVMNALDACSMMCVPMRARGQVVGLMILSAAAPQRRYDEQDLSLAEELAHRVAMALENIRLFREAKQAVGLRDEFLSIASHELKTPLTSLKLQHALIDRFLGPETRAAVGPRLSAAIRQVERLSSLVGSLLDVSRIGAGRLTLEPVDMELTQLIREVMDRFSEVFAQAECTVDFPATPPVRGYWDPLRLDQVLVNLLSNAAKYGAGKPIRVRVAVEGTLASVMIQDEGIGISPEHLPRLFSRFGRAVSERHYGGLGLGLFISRQIIEAMGGSIRVESWPARGSTFTVELPLGAGPQ